Proteins from one Phyllobacterium zundukense genomic window:
- a CDS encoding YqaA family protein, which translates to MLRRLYDWTMSLAARKSAEVWLAIIAFIESSVFLVPADVLFLPMALARPERAYRYALVATIASVLGGIAGWLLGYYAYETLAKPILEMYGKLDAFEQLRGSTSADAILLLLVTSGLAHLPPIKVVTILSGAAGINIWLFIVSAVLARGARFLFLAWLLRRYGEPIRGFIEKRLGLIAGAAALVLILLYALFHYTQL; encoded by the coding sequence ATGCTGCGCAGACTATACGATTGGACCATGTCTCTGGCTGCGCGCAAATCGGCGGAGGTCTGGCTTGCCATCATCGCATTCATTGAAAGCTCGGTGTTCCTCGTTCCGGCCGATGTGCTGTTCCTGCCGATGGCGCTGGCGCGGCCCGAACGAGCCTACCGCTATGCGCTGGTGGCAACGATCGCATCTGTCCTCGGAGGCATAGCAGGCTGGCTGCTCGGCTACTATGCCTATGAAACACTGGCGAAGCCGATCCTTGAAATGTACGGCAAGCTCGATGCCTTCGAGCAATTGCGCGGTTCGACCAGCGCCGATGCGATCCTGCTCCTCTTGGTCACATCCGGCCTCGCCCACCTGCCGCCGATCAAGGTCGTCACGATTCTTTCCGGAGCCGCGGGTATCAATATCTGGCTGTTCATCGTCTCGGCGGTGCTGGCGCGCGGCGCGCGCTTTCTCTTCCTCGCCTGGCTTTTGCGGCGTTACGGCGAACCTATTCGCGGCTTCATCGAAAAACGGCTTGGCCTGATTGCGGGCGCAGCAGCACTTGTCCTGATTTTGCTCTATGCTCTGTTCCACTACACCCAGTTGTAA
- the chrA gene encoding chromate efflux transporter, which translates to MADIISKADALSDKQVHEHGISFADAVKVWARIAALSFGGPAGQIAVMHRIIVEEKRWIGEHRFLHALNYCMLLPGPEAQQLAIYIGWLLHRTRGGLVAGALFVLPGFLAILCLSYIYVAYGSIDVVEGLFFGLKAAVLAVVFQAVFRIGERALKNNAMIAIASCAFIAIFFLHVPFPMIILTAGVVGYIGGRVASPHFRIGGGHKSGAGAALEDRDSALGEVIPRHARPNLAWSLKVSGVLLALWLIPVALLVAFLGLDNVFSKVAIFFSQMAVVTFGGAYAVLAYVAQEAVQYYGWLKPGEMLDGLGMAETTPGPLIMVVQFVGFMAAFRNPGVLDPFVAAGIGAVLTTWVTFIPCFLWIFLGAPFIESLRGNTALTGAMSAITAAVVGVILNLAIWFGLHVLFRQVYNYKLGWFSLDVPVLSSLNEPSLLLTAAAMLALFRFRANVILTLLVCAMVGVAWIVLAGTMITA; encoded by the coding sequence ATGGCCGACATCATCAGCAAGGCAGACGCGCTTTCAGACAAGCAAGTGCATGAACATGGCATCTCCTTCGCGGACGCGGTGAAAGTCTGGGCAAGGATCGCCGCTCTAAGTTTTGGCGGTCCTGCTGGCCAGATCGCGGTTATGCATCGCATCATTGTCGAAGAGAAGCGTTGGATAGGCGAGCACCGCTTCCTGCATGCTCTGAACTACTGCATGCTTTTGCCGGGACCGGAAGCACAACAGCTGGCAATCTACATCGGATGGCTGTTGCACAGGACACGTGGGGGCCTTGTTGCAGGTGCCCTCTTCGTTCTACCCGGGTTCCTTGCAATCCTTTGCCTCAGCTACATTTATGTCGCCTACGGCAGCATCGATGTAGTTGAAGGATTGTTCTTCGGACTGAAGGCTGCAGTGCTTGCCGTAGTTTTTCAAGCAGTGTTCCGGATCGGTGAAAGGGCGCTGAAGAACAACGCGATGATCGCAATTGCGTCGTGCGCCTTTATCGCGATCTTCTTCCTTCACGTCCCGTTTCCCATGATCATCCTGACAGCGGGCGTGGTCGGCTACATTGGCGGGCGGGTCGCATCACCGCATTTCCGGATCGGCGGCGGGCACAAGTCCGGTGCCGGTGCCGCACTGGAAGACCGAGATTCGGCGCTGGGCGAAGTGATCCCTCGTCACGCGCGGCCCAACCTTGCCTGGTCATTGAAGGTCTCGGGCGTGTTACTTGCGCTCTGGCTGATCCCGGTCGCGCTCCTTGTTGCCTTCCTCGGCCTCGACAACGTCTTCTCCAAGGTCGCGATCTTCTTCAGCCAGATGGCGGTTGTCACGTTCGGCGGTGCTTACGCCGTCCTTGCCTACGTAGCGCAGGAGGCAGTTCAGTACTATGGCTGGCTGAAACCCGGAGAGATGCTTGACGGCTTGGGAATGGCCGAGACGACGCCAGGACCGCTGATCATGGTCGTTCAGTTCGTTGGCTTCATGGCAGCGTTCCGGAATCCGGGCGTCCTGGACCCCTTCGTTGCGGCTGGCATCGGCGCTGTCCTGACGACATGGGTGACGTTCATCCCCTGCTTTCTGTGGATATTCCTTGGCGCACCGTTCATCGAGAGCTTGCGGGGGAACACGGCGCTGACAGGCGCGATGTCCGCGATCACAGCTGCAGTTGTTGGCGTCATTTTGAACTTGGCGATCTGGTTCGGACTACATGTACTGTTCAGACAAGTTTATAACTACAAGCTCGGATGGTTCTCGCTCGATGTTCCGGTATTGAGCTCCTTGAACGAGCCGTCATTGCTTTTGACCGCAGCTGCAATGCTGGCGTTATTCAGGTTTCGCGCCAACGTTATCCTCACGCTCCTGGTGTGCGCGATGGTGGGTGTAGCGTGGATCGTCCTCGCCGGTACGATGATTACCGCCTAG
- a CDS encoding sulfurtransferase/chromate resistance protein: MTSLLEISSEKLSRLVGTPGCPILVDVRTDDDFAADPRLIPGSIRRSYSDVQAWLGHLETRAAIVICQRGRKLSHGVAAWLRQSGIDANVLDGGFEAWVASGLAVVPVSKLPLRDSQGRTVWVTRARPKIDRIACPWLIKRFVDPYAVFLFVPPADVADVADRFDAAPYDIEEVFWSHREELCTFDVMIDELGLSSEPLLRLATIVRGADTARLDLAPEASGLLAASLGLSRMYTDDHEQLEAGLGLYDAFYRWSRDATDEKHNWPSAKRTA; the protein is encoded by the coding sequence ATGACTTCGCTTCTCGAAATTTCTTCTGAAAAACTATCCCGCCTGGTTGGCACACCCGGCTGTCCCATCCTTGTCGATGTTCGAACCGACGACGACTTTGCGGCCGATCCGCGCCTGATCCCCGGATCAATCCGGCGCAGCTATAGCGACGTCCAAGCTTGGCTCGGCCATTTGGAAACTCGTGCCGCTATTGTGATCTGTCAGCGCGGTCGAAAGCTCAGCCATGGCGTGGCCGCGTGGCTTCGGCAATCCGGTATTGACGCGAATGTTCTCGATGGCGGGTTCGAGGCTTGGGTTGCGTCCGGATTGGCAGTCGTCCCCGTATCGAAGTTGCCACTTCGGGATAGCCAAGGGCGTACCGTTTGGGTGACGAGAGCGCGGCCCAAGATCGATCGCATCGCTTGTCCCTGGTTGATCAAGCGTTTCGTTGATCCCTATGCCGTCTTTCTGTTCGTCCCTCCGGCAGATGTCGCCGATGTGGCGGACCGGTTCGATGCAGCGCCTTATGATATCGAAGAGGTCTTCTGGAGCCACCGCGAAGAGCTCTGCACCTTTGATGTCATGATTGACGAACTCGGCTTGTCATCGGAGCCTTTGCTACGGCTGGCCACAATTGTGCGAGGGGCCGACACAGCACGACTCGATCTTGCCCCGGAAGCATCTGGCCTGTTGGCAGCGTCCCTCGGACTGTCGAGGATGTACACTGACGATCATGAGCAACTGGAAGCTGGCCTTGGACTTTACGATGCCTTCTATCGCTGGAGCCGGGACGCGACAGACGAGAAACACAATTGGCCCTCGGCGAAACGGACAGCATGA
- a CDS encoding DMT family transporter codes for MAALTAAALFGIGTPLAKLLLSTVSPWMLAGLLYLGSGLGLALYRWIKRSPGVSLPPHELPWFIGAVTAGGVAGPVLLMLGLVGMPASGASLLLNAEAVFTAIIAWFVFKENFDRRIALGMVAIVAGAVVLSWSSEARLEGFWSACAVLAACLAWGIDNNLTRKVSLTDASWIACVKGLVAGSVNLGLALVLGAAMPSLPNLINGLVLGFFAYGVSLALFVVALRHLGSARTGAYFSVAPFLGAVVALAMGEPLTLSLIVAGALMATGIWLHLTEHHEHLHTHPELEHEHEHVHDLHHQHDHPYPIAAGVRHNHVHRHTAVRHFHPHYPDAHHQHDH; via the coding sequence GTGGCTGCCTTGACGGCAGCAGCTCTGTTCGGCATTGGCACGCCATTGGCGAAGCTCCTGTTGTCGACGGTGAGCCCCTGGATGCTCGCGGGGCTTTTGTATCTCGGCTCTGGCCTGGGGCTGGCATTGTACAGATGGATCAAGAGGTCACCAGGGGTTAGCCTGCCTCCTCACGAGTTGCCATGGTTCATCGGGGCAGTCACCGCCGGTGGCGTCGCCGGACCCGTTCTCCTCATGCTTGGCTTGGTTGGGATGCCCGCGTCTGGAGCATCACTGCTTCTGAATGCCGAAGCTGTCTTCACGGCCATTATCGCTTGGTTCGTCTTCAAAGAAAACTTCGACAGAAGGATTGCGCTTGGGATGGTTGCCATTGTGGCGGGGGCGGTGGTGTTGAGCTGGTCAAGCGAAGCACGATTGGAGGGGTTCTGGTCAGCCTGTGCTGTCTTGGCGGCCTGTCTTGCCTGGGGCATCGACAACAATCTTACCCGCAAAGTGTCGTTGACTGACGCCTCCTGGATCGCGTGTGTGAAGGGCCTGGTAGCGGGCTCTGTGAATCTGGGATTGGCATTGGTTCTGGGAGCGGCGATGCCGTCCCTACCCAATCTGATAAATGGACTCGTGCTTGGCTTTTTTGCCTACGGAGTGAGCCTTGCGCTGTTCGTGGTTGCCCTCCGTCACCTCGGGAGTGCTCGAACGGGCGCGTATTTCTCGGTTGCTCCTTTTCTTGGTGCGGTGGTTGCGCTTGCGATGGGCGAGCCGCTGACGCTCTCGCTCATCGTGGCTGGAGCTCTCATGGCGACAGGTATTTGGCTTCACCTGACTGAACATCACGAACACCTTCACACCCATCCCGAGCTTGAACACGAACACGAGCATGTCCACGACCTACATCACCAACATGATCACCCTTATCCTATCGCAGCGGGGGTCAGACATAACCACGTTCATAGGCATACGGCAGTCCGCCACTTCCATCCCCACTACCCCGACGCACACCATCAACATGACCATTAA
- the bspF gene encoding type IV secretion system effector crotonyl transferase BspF, with protein sequence MAAIPLLEELAGGPSSQILSQLSGFETHEATKQLEETLGTRAVPRKLSVYSASAGFELLDELEYLTYRTVEPNIFFNPRFLAPAMPRLDDRQVRFMVMRDENDVKSRLRFLMPYTIERPGFNVTASIIRAWATPFGPQGTPLIDRDDPVGVLNDLFDMLGRKHLKFPEILVLPDILLNRTAAQLIRSIALDRNLTMVTVNQVERPFLESAKEGEEYLRDAIGAKHAKEYRRLWRRLADKGKLTYTVSRREEDIRVRLEDFLVLEASGWKGQRGSAMAVDRFRAAFAREAVNNLATRDLARIHTLELDGKTIAVLVVFVEAGEAWTWKTAYDESLAAYSPGVLLMIEMLKNHLDDPNIDRTDSCAVPDHPVASRLFMEREPVGTLVIGLTPAADRAARQAASQLHLYRRTQNIARLVRERLRNLTGRK encoded by the coding sequence ATGGCAGCCATACCGCTTCTCGAAGAACTTGCCGGAGGCCCGTCCTCGCAGATCCTCTCCCAGCTCTCGGGCTTCGAAACGCACGAGGCGACCAAGCAGCTCGAGGAGACCCTTGGCACCCGCGCCGTTCCGCGCAAGCTTTCCGTCTACTCGGCTTCCGCCGGTTTCGAACTCCTCGATGAGCTTGAATATCTGACGTATCGCACGGTCGAGCCGAACATCTTCTTCAATCCGCGCTTCCTCGCCCCGGCCATGCCACGCCTCGACGACCGGCAGGTTCGCTTCATGGTCATGCGTGACGAGAACGATGTGAAGAGCCGTCTCCGCTTCCTCATGCCCTATACGATCGAGCGGCCAGGATTCAATGTGACGGCTTCCATCATCCGCGCATGGGCCACACCCTTCGGGCCACAGGGTACGCCGCTGATCGACCGGGACGATCCGGTCGGCGTGCTCAATGACTTGTTCGACATGCTGGGCCGCAAGCACCTCAAATTCCCGGAAATTCTGGTTCTGCCGGATATATTGCTGAACCGCACCGCGGCGCAGCTGATCCGCTCCATCGCGCTGGACCGCAATCTTACGATGGTGACCGTCAATCAGGTCGAGCGGCCCTTTCTTGAAAGCGCCAAGGAAGGCGAAGAGTATTTGCGCGATGCCATCGGTGCCAAACACGCCAAGGAATATCGCCGGCTGTGGCGCCGCCTCGCCGACAAGGGCAAGCTGACCTATACCGTCAGCCGCCGCGAAGAAGATATCCGCGTACGGCTGGAGGATTTTCTCGTGCTCGAAGCCAGCGGCTGGAAAGGTCAACGAGGCTCCGCCATGGCAGTCGATCGTTTCCGTGCTGCCTTTGCCCGCGAGGCGGTCAACAACCTCGCGACCCGCGATCTCGCCCGCATCCACACACTCGAACTCGATGGCAAGACCATCGCCGTCCTCGTGGTCTTTGTCGAAGCCGGTGAAGCATGGACGTGGAAGACCGCCTATGACGAGAGCCTCGCCGCCTATTCGCCTGGCGTTCTCCTGATGATTGAGATGCTGAAAAACCATCTGGACGATCCGAACATCGACCGGACGGATTCCTGTGCGGTACCCGACCATCCTGTCGCATCGCGCCTGTTCATGGAGCGTGAACCGGTTGGCACGCTGGTGATCGGGCTGACACCCGCCGCCGACCGGGCGGCACGGCAGGCAGCTTCACAGCTTCACCTTTACCGGCGCACGCAGAATATCGCGCGCCTGGTCCGCGAACGCCTGCGGAATTTGACGGGACGGAAGTAA
- a CDS encoding lipopolysaccharide biosynthesis protein, whose protein sequence is MRISAVKAADRYLPGNLSKQLRPWLARLDQLFDGSMEHAAAQRVSLIAFSIRIISAAIALVSQVIFARWMGQFEYGIFVLVWVTVVILGNLSCLGFQTSVIRFVPEYLEHRQLDHLRGILFTSKIFALGLTTCIAITGAAGVYFLRDAIESYYVAPFIIGFICLPMIALGDTLDGTARSRSWALVALTPTYIIRPILTLAIMTIAHVAGFAPTAVAAVISAIIATYMTSLVQLSVVNHRFREVVSPGPKAIRFGEWFAVSLPIFLVEGFFFLLTNADVLMVGRYMDPDKVATYFATVKLLALVHFVYFSVKAGAAQRYSELMHTNDHAQLAQFASDTARWTFWPSLAMAIILLVLGKPLLLLFGAQFTDGYPLLFILVVGVVARASVGPAESLLNMAGKQKICAMVYAVTLIVNICLSIVLIPAYGLAGAAFATAFSMVFEAVTLALTVYNRLNITMFVFAGRTGAAKEEV, encoded by the coding sequence TTGCGAATTTCTGCGGTCAAAGCTGCAGACCGGTATCTGCCGGGGAACCTGTCGAAGCAGCTCCGTCCGTGGCTAGCGCGCCTCGATCAGCTGTTTGATGGTTCAATGGAGCACGCCGCTGCGCAGCGCGTGTCGCTGATCGCCTTTTCCATCCGGATTATCAGCGCCGCCATCGCGCTCGTCTCGCAGGTCATCTTCGCGCGCTGGATGGGCCAGTTCGAATACGGCATTTTCGTCCTCGTCTGGGTGACGGTCGTTATTCTCGGGAACCTCTCCTGTCTGGGTTTCCAGACCAGTGTCATCCGCTTCGTGCCGGAATATCTGGAGCACCGGCAGCTTGATCACCTGCGCGGCATCTTGTTCACCAGCAAGATATTCGCGCTCGGCCTGACGACCTGCATCGCCATCACCGGGGCTGCCGGGGTCTATTTCTTACGCGATGCCATCGAATCCTACTACGTCGCGCCCTTCATCATCGGCTTCATCTGCCTGCCGATGATAGCGCTGGGCGATACGCTGGACGGAACCGCCCGATCACGATCCTGGGCTTTGGTCGCGCTGACGCCAACCTACATCATCCGTCCAATTCTCACTCTTGCCATTATGACCATTGCCCATGTGGCCGGCTTCGCCCCGACAGCAGTGGCGGCGGTGATCTCGGCCATCATCGCAACCTATATGACCTCGCTGGTGCAGTTGTCGGTCGTCAATCACAGGTTCAGGGAGGTTGTATCGCCCGGTCCGAAGGCGATCCGTTTTGGAGAATGGTTCGCGGTCTCGCTGCCGATCTTTCTGGTCGAAGGGTTTTTCTTCCTTTTGACCAATGCCGACGTCCTGATGGTCGGCCGCTATATGGACCCGGACAAGGTCGCGACCTATTTCGCAACGGTCAAGCTGCTCGCGTTGGTCCATTTCGTCTATTTCTCGGTCAAGGCCGGCGCCGCCCAACGCTATTCCGAACTGATGCACACCAATGACCACGCGCAGCTTGCGCAATTCGCCAGCGATACGGCGCGCTGGACCTTCTGGCCGTCATTGGCGATGGCAATCATCCTTCTCGTTCTCGGCAAGCCGCTGCTCCTGCTCTTCGGCGCCCAATTTACCGATGGCTATCCACTCTTGTTCATTCTGGTGGTCGGTGTCGTCGCCCGCGCTTCGGTCGGGCCGGCGGAAAGTCTCCTCAATATGGCCGGCAAACAGAAAATATGCGCCATGGTCTATGCGGTCACACTGATTGTTAACATCTGTCTCAGCATTGTATTGATACCGGCCTATGGCCTTGCTGGTGCCGCTTTTGCAACTGCATTCTCGATGGTGTTCGAAGCGGTGACGCTGGCGCTGACTGTTTATAATCGTCTGAACATTACGATGTTCGTTTTTGCGGGCAGGACAGGCGCTGCCAAGGAAGAAGTCTGA
- the secA gene encoding preprotein translocase subunit SecA, producing MVSFGGLARKIFGSSNERRVRSFKPRVDQINALEAEISSLTDDELKAKTAEFREKLANGTKLDDLLVPAFAVAREAAKRVLGMRPFDVQLIGGMVLHNGGISEMRTGEGKTLVATLPVYLNALEGKGVHVVTVNDYLATRDAHWMGQIYNFLGLSYGIIVHGLDDEERAKAYNADITYATNNELGFDYLRDNMKYERAQMVQRPHNYAIVDEVDSILVDEARTPLIISGPLDDRSDFYNLIDAFIKPLNPEDYEIDEKQKTAIFTEEGTEKLENLLRDAGHLKGEGLYDIENVAVVHHVNNALRAHKLFQKDKDYIVRNDEIVIIDEFTGRMMPGRRFSEGLHQALEAKEHVTIQPENQTLASITFQNYFRMYKKLAGMTGTASTEAEEFGNIYGLEVTEIPTNVPVQRLDEDDEVYRTVEEKYKAIVRDIREATAKGQPILVGTTSIEKSEQLAERLRKEGFKDFQVLNARYHEQEAHIVAQAGVPGAITIATNMAGRGTDIQLGGNLEMRIARELDDMAEGEERKAKEAAIRADIAKLKEKALAAGGLYVLATERHESRRIDNQLRGRSGRQGDPGRSKFFLSLQDDLMRIFGSERMDGMLQKLGLKEDEAIVHPWINKALEKAQKKVEARNFDIRKNLLKYDDVMNDQRKVIFEQRIELMDSTDLSDTTREMREDVVDDLIARYTPEGAYAEQWKITELDEDVRNILNLNLPITEWALEDGITPDDIRERLMEAVEKAAADRAERFGPEIMAYVEKSVILQTLDALWREHLVNLDHLRSVVGFRGYAQRDPLNEYKSEGFELFQTLLANLRQNVTSQLMRVELVREAASAPEPELPVMEAHHLDGLTGEDDFGGGSVLAVQQDLRVVDPKDRDPNNPQTWGKVGRNEACPCGSGKKYKHCHGAFV from the coding sequence ATGGTCAGTTTCGGCGGCCTCGCCCGCAAGATTTTCGGCTCCTCGAATGAGCGCCGCGTCCGCAGCTTCAAACCCCGCGTTGACCAGATCAATGCGCTTGAGGCAGAAATCTCGTCGCTTACGGACGATGAGCTCAAGGCAAAAACCGCGGAATTTCGCGAAAAGCTCGCCAATGGCACCAAACTCGACGATCTGCTTGTTCCGGCCTTTGCCGTGGCACGTGAAGCTGCCAAGCGTGTTCTTGGCATGCGCCCCTTCGACGTCCAGCTGATCGGCGGAATGGTCCTGCACAATGGCGGCATTTCCGAGATGCGCACCGGCGAAGGCAAAACGCTCGTTGCGACCCTGCCCGTCTATCTGAATGCGCTTGAAGGCAAAGGCGTTCATGTCGTCACTGTGAACGACTACCTCGCCACCCGCGATGCGCACTGGATGGGGCAGATTTATAACTTCCTCGGACTCTCTTACGGCATCATCGTGCATGGTCTCGATGATGAAGAGCGTGCCAAGGCCTATAACGCCGATATCACCTACGCCACCAATAACGAACTCGGCTTCGATTACCTGCGCGACAATATGAAATATGAGCGCGCCCAGATGGTGCAGCGCCCGCACAACTACGCCATCGTCGACGAAGTGGATTCGATCCTCGTCGATGAAGCGCGCACGCCGCTGATCATCTCCGGCCCGCTCGATGACCGGTCCGATTTCTACAATCTCATCGATGCGTTCATCAAACCATTGAACCCCGAAGACTATGAGATCGACGAGAAGCAGAAGACGGCGATCTTTACCGAGGAGGGCACCGAGAAGCTCGAAAACCTCCTGAGGGACGCCGGTCATCTCAAGGGCGAAGGCCTTTACGATATCGAGAACGTTGCTGTCGTGCACCACGTCAACAATGCTTTGCGAGCGCACAAGCTCTTCCAGAAGGACAAGGACTACATCGTTCGCAACGACGAAATCGTTATCATCGATGAGTTCACCGGCCGCATGATGCCGGGCCGCCGCTTCTCGGAAGGCCTGCACCAGGCGCTTGAAGCGAAGGAACATGTGACGATCCAGCCGGAAAATCAGACACTGGCCTCGATCACCTTCCAGAACTATTTCCGCATGTACAAGAAGCTTGCCGGCATGACCGGTACGGCTTCAACCGAAGCGGAAGAATTCGGCAACATCTACGGTCTCGAAGTGACTGAAATTCCGACCAATGTTCCCGTTCAGCGTCTCGACGAGGACGACGAGGTCTACCGCACCGTCGAGGAAAAATACAAGGCGATCGTTCGCGATATCCGTGAAGCCACGGCCAAGGGCCAGCCTATTCTCGTTGGCACCACGTCGATCGAGAAATCCGAGCAACTGGCTGAACGCCTGCGCAAGGAAGGTTTCAAGGACTTCCAGGTCTTGAATGCCCGCTACCATGAACAGGAAGCCCATATCGTCGCGCAAGCCGGTGTTCCAGGTGCCATCACCATCGCCACCAACATGGCAGGCCGCGGTACCGACATTCAGCTTGGCGGCAATCTGGAAATGCGCATAGCGCGCGAACTCGACGATATGGCCGAGGGCGAAGAGCGCAAGGCAAAAGAAGCTGCGATCAGGGCCGATATCGCCAAGCTCAAGGAAAAGGCACTTGCGGCCGGCGGGCTTTACGTTCTTGCGACCGAACGCCATGAAAGCCGCCGCATCGACAATCAGTTGCGTGGCCGTTCAGGCCGTCAGGGCGATCCCGGCCGCTCGAAATTCTTCCTGTCGCTGCAGGACGATCTGATGCGGATTTTCGGTTCCGAACGCATGGATGGCATGCTGCAGAAGCTTGGCCTCAAGGAAGACGAAGCCATCGTCCATCCCTGGATCAACAAGGCGCTGGAAAAAGCGCAGAAGAAGGTCGAGGCGCGTAACTTCGATATCCGCAAGAACCTTCTGAAATATGACGACGTGATGAACGATCAGCGCAAGGTGATCTTCGAGCAGCGCATCGAATTGATGGACAGCACCGATCTCAGCGATACCACCAGAGAAATGCGCGAGGATGTGGTGGACGATCTGATCGCGCGCTACACGCCCGAAGGCGCTTACGCGGAACAATGGAAGATCACCGAGCTCGACGAGGATGTACGCAACATTCTCAATCTCAATCTGCCGATCACCGAATGGGCCCTCGAAGACGGCATTACGCCGGATGACATCAGGGAACGCCTGATGGAAGCCGTCGAGAAGGCAGCCGCCGATCGTGCCGAGCGGTTTGGTCCGGAAATCATGGCCTATGTCGAGAAGTCCGTCATTCTGCAAACCCTCGATGCCCTGTGGCGCGAACATCTGGTCAATCTCGATCATCTTCGCTCGGTCGTCGGATTCCGCGGTTACGCCCAGCGCGACCCGCTCAACGAGTACAAGAGCGAAGGCTTCGAACTCTTCCAGACGCTGCTGGCCAATTTGCGCCAGAACGTGACCAGCCAGTTGATGCGCGTGGAACTCGTGCGCGAGGCCGCAAGCGCGCCCGAGCCGGAATTGCCGGTGATGGAAGCACACCACCTCGATGGCCTCACGGGTGAGGACGACTTCGGTGGCGGCAGTGTTCTCGCGGTACAGCAGGACCTGCGTGTCGTTGATCCCAAGGATCGCGATCCGAATAACCCGCAGACATGGGGCAAGGTTGGCCGCAACGAAGCCTGCCCCTGCGGTTCGGGCAAGAAATACAAGCACTGTCACGGTGCTTTCGTCTGA
- a CDS encoding peptidylprolyl isomerase, with the protein MNQLRKTLSLMTVAALLTGISSVAMAQEAGKTEPAKPAQADTAKADPDKVLATINGSKITNKDVDQISADLDPQFAKLPDDQRRLAALAAIIDIKSLAAKAEAEKLDQTPEFQARLEFLKDRALHNDYFKQQVVDKITDADIRARYDKEIAAMPPQNEVRARHILVKTKEEAEAIIKQLDGGAKFEDVAKEKSTDGSAAQGGDLGYFGPGQMVPEFDKAANALEVGQYTKEPVQTQFGFHVIKLEDKRTQQPPAFDQVKEQVKSILIREKYMELVKKDRGDLKIEYTDPATGAAIKAATEAQQ; encoded by the coding sequence ATGAACCAATTGCGTAAAACCCTTTCATTAATGACTGTCGCTGCACTTTTGACCGGTATATCTTCCGTGGCAATGGCCCAGGAAGCCGGTAAGACGGAACCTGCCAAGCCAGCACAGGCGGACACAGCCAAGGCCGATCCCGATAAAGTGCTTGCAACAATCAACGGCAGCAAGATCACAAACAAGGATGTAGACCAGATTTCTGCAGACCTCGATCCGCAATTCGCCAAGCTGCCCGATGACCAGCGGCGTTTGGCCGCCCTGGCTGCCATTATCGATATCAAGTCACTTGCGGCGAAGGCTGAGGCCGAAAAGCTTGACCAGACCCCCGAATTCCAGGCTCGTCTGGAGTTCCTGAAGGATCGCGCCCTGCACAATGACTACTTCAAGCAGCAGGTTGTCGACAAAATCACCGACGCTGACATTCGCGCTCGCTACGATAAGGAAATCGCAGCGATGCCGCCACAAAATGAAGTCCGCGCCCGTCACATTCTGGTGAAGACCAAGGAAGAAGCCGAAGCCATCATCAAGCAGCTCGATGGCGGAGCGAAATTCGAAGACGTTGCCAAGGAGAAATCGACGGACGGCTCGGCTGCCCAGGGCGGCGATCTCGGTTATTTCGGACCGGGCCAGATGGTGCCGGAATTCGACAAGGCAGCAAACGCGCTGGAAGTCGGCCAGTACACCAAGGAACCTGTCCAGACCCAGTTCGGCTTCCATGTGATCAAGCTTGAGGACAAGCGTACCCAGCAGCCGCCGGCATTCGATCAGGTCAAGGAACAGGTAAAATCCATCCTCATTCGTGAGAAGTACATGGAGTTGGTAAAGAAGGACCGCGGCGACCTGAAGATCGAATATACCGATCCGGCAACGGGAGCTGCGATCAAGGCAGCAACCGAAGCCCAGCAGTAA